A window from Bacteroidota bacterium encodes these proteins:
- the mutY gene encoding A/G-specific adenine glycosylase, translating to MDTALQGLKSWYLHHKRDLPWRETRDPYAIWLSEVILQQTRVNQGLAYYERFLRRFPTVAALADAEEAAVLKAWEGLGYYSRARNLQAAARQIVQQGHFPPDVPGLLALRGVGPYTARAIACFAFDSQVGVLDGNVFRVLARLYADDTPIDTPAAKKHFQAQADDLARLSQDAYTHNQAMMELGATLCTPTRPACPYCPLRASCAAYSRGLQAQLPTRGKKQAKPRRPFTFYLHIQDQQLALVQKPEGFWQGLYTLPYQELAGPDAPLFSHIFTHFEMQLYLARQAPPPALHWQWVPLAALPAHPMPRAMHRLFQQLQLL from the coding sequence ATGGATACTGCCTTGCAAGGGCTTAAAAGCTGGTACCTACACCACAAGAGGGACCTACCCTGGCGCGAAACCCGCGACCCCTACGCCATTTGGCTCAGCGAGGTGATCCTGCAGCAAACACGCGTAAACCAAGGGCTTGCCTACTACGAGCGTTTTCTGCGCCGGTTTCCCACCGTGGCAGCCCTGGCGGATGCAGAGGAAGCTGCTGTGCTGAAAGCCTGGGAGGGCCTGGGCTACTACAGCCGTGCCCGAAACCTGCAGGCTGCCGCCAGGCAGATTGTGCAACAGGGCCACTTTCCGCCGGATGTGCCCGGCCTGCTTGCCCTCCGGGGTGTGGGGCCCTACACCGCCCGCGCCATTGCCTGTTTTGCCTTTGATAGCCAGGTGGGCGTGTTAGACGGCAATGTGTTTCGTGTACTGGCCCGCCTGTATGCAGATGATACGCCCATAGACACGCCTGCCGCCAAAAAACATTTTCAGGCACAGGCCGATGACCTGGCGCGGCTGAGCCAGGATGCCTATACGCACAATCAGGCTATGATGGAGCTGGGGGCCACCCTGTGCACACCCACCCGCCCTGCCTGCCCCTACTGCCCCCTGCGAGCGTCTTGTGCGGCCTATAGCAGGGGCCTACAGGCCCAACTGCCCACCAGGGGCAAGAAACAAGCCAAGCCGCGCCGCCCTTTCACGTTTTACCTCCATATCCAAGACCAGCAACTGGCGCTGGTGCAAAAGCCCGAGGGATTTTGGCAGGGCCTGTACACCCTGCCCTATCAGGAGCTGGCGGGCCCAGATGCCCCGCTCTTTTCGCACATTTTTACGCATTTTGAGATGCAGCTATACCTAGCCAGGCAGGCCCCGCCGCCGGCCCTGCACTGGCAGTGGGTGCCCCTGGCAGCCCTGCCTGCCCACCCCATGCCCCGGGCCATGCATCGCCTGTTTCAGCAGCTTCAGCTCTTGTGA